The genomic region TTGCTATGACAACACAGccgacagtggggggggggggggggttctgcacAGATCATCTGAAGTAGACACGCCGATCTGAAGACGTCATTGCTCCTGGCCTAAATGTTCTCAACTGGTGATTTGGCTCAAATCACAAACGGACAGAATGCACCAGTGACCTCATTGTTTTTTATTGCACTAattgtaaacagacctttttctAACACTGATAGGCCTTTCGATTAACATGAATAATTAGTGTGGCATCTTGATGCACATGAATTAATTACAGTCAGCCTTTTTTATTCAATTAACAGTTTCTGTACAAGAAAATAAACCGAAACAGGCAGATAAACTGAATGTCGTCTCAAATATGatctaaaaacacacaaaaacataCTAAAACAAGCACAGAAATATTATTGGCTAGAATGCATTTGTTTAACTTTCTTAAAGTTAAAGAAGTTTAAGTGTTGATGCATTTAAAGGCTTGAGGGAAAATGGTCACAGTGATACACAATAAATTTAGGTGTCAGATTCGAGATGGGGTTCCGTTTACTGTTGGGGGAGCGGTACCCTGCATGACCTCTTCTCATGGTCGGTACCTGCACCCCACTCCATGCTTCACACCATCTTCACTCCTACGAATTTTGGTAGGATCTGACCAGCAGCCACATCAGCAACACAGTGATCAGGACGATCATGAAGTTGAGGAAGAGCTCCTGCACGGATCGTTCCATCCTGCCAACGGAGAGGGGGGGTGTGTCAGAGGTGGGAAGGGCAAAGTCTGAGACAGCAGGCCGGTCAACAGTCGGTGGCTGCAGAGGAAGGTGGAGCCAGGGGTGGTGCTGTTTCTCACCAAGGAATCTTGGAGGAAGGACAACAAAGGAAAGAGAAGAGGGGGGAAAGGGTTGAGCTGAAATTTTGACAGGAGCTTGCAGCACTGCACACAGTTAAAAAGTAAAAACATGAAGTGACCTTGAGTGGGGGGTCTGCGTAAATAAATCACCATAGTACAGAGCTGGCcggaggtggggggtggagtgAGGCACTAATATCAATCATGTGCTTTTTTAACACCATTTGCCAAATGCACAAATGCTCAGTATTGTTTTCACCCGATGTTGCCAAAGGGTCCTTCTAGAAGCGCAGATGTCAAAGATGTTACCCCTGATTAGGTTACGGGGAGTTTTTGGCTCACCAAGCAACCAAGACGATCGGTGACTTTCTAAAAATACAGTATGCCATCCAACAATATGGGGGCATTCCAGGATCCCTAAAGTCCAGCCCACCTCAGTTAGCATAGTGTCAGCTGCCAACCCTGTCCATAAAAACGCCACTTAAAAAAGCTTTCGGGGAATGCCGATAAAATGAAGACTGGCTGTCATAAATTCACACTGCATGTGATGCTTCTGGAATTTCCATCCCAAAATTACAGGTAGCATTCGACAGGTGACGGACCTGAAGCATCTcgtattttttccccacaatttGAGAGCATCCTGTTAGTGGCAATAAATTCCTTCCCGATTCAAAAATCACACTACATTTTACAAATTTCtcctgaacaaaaaaaaatcccttgatttttttgcatttttctacaCTTTATGAGCTTCTACGGTTCCTCTCCATGTTACATTCTTGAAGTTGATAAACTGCTTTTGCGTTACAGAAATTCAGGTTATAAATTGTGCTGCCAAAAGGATGCAGCGACACTGATGCGAGTCGCCAGACGCCGGGGTGGAGGCTGCAGGTAGCCCTACCTGGCAGAAGGTGGGAACACGGTCTCTGCTCTGCTGGCGGGGCGTGAATTCTCAGCTCAGGGCGCTTCTGGTTGTGCTCTCAGGCTCGGACAGGtccttctggtccaggtctcACTCTGGTCCCACTAAAATaatcagggggggggggcaaggggggggCCATACACGCGAACGTGTCACACTGCATGCACTCACACCCCTACTCTGGGGCACCATCAAGGGTTTTTAGGGTGGGGACAGGTCTGATTTGTGAACTGGGCGGAGACTATACTGTTGAATGATTGGTTGGGGAAATAGATTAAGCAACAGCAAAAGAATTGTCACTTTTTATTAAATGAGACGTTCGTTTCACTGCAATTTGCTGAGCAAGCTCTCATACTCACGGTTTCCTCCTTAGAGTTTGCATTCCTGCTTAGAGACAGTTTCCTTATTCAGCAGCTTCATCCAGTgccgaccccctcccccaaaagacTGGTGACACCCCGCCCCGATCCAGCGCAGTGGGCACTGGGAGAGGCTGAGGCTGTTTATTAGaagaaattaagaaaaaatgcattttactgACATGTCTGCTTCTGGGGATGCAAGAATGACAGGTATATCAGGAGAGCGCATCCCCATCAGAGCCAAGCTCTTGCACTGCGCTGGCGATGATAGCGGCCTTAGCAACAGCAAACACGGTGAGCCCCTGTGCTCAGGTGGCCTCTCGGTCATAACAGACACGCCCACTGATGCCTGACGATTGGCTCCGGGATCCAGCGAGATTCCACCTCTGTTTCCCTACGTCGGCCTTGAGGGACCGGCTCCCTCACCAGGGAAATGCGAAGGTCCCGGTGGTTGTCATGACAACTCCAGCTTCAGCAAGGGACAGAAACCATGACCACCACAGCCTGGCACGCAGCGCAGGATATAAGGCCCCCCTTGCCATAACTTAATAGGCTCGGCTGTGCCAAAAAATATAAAAGACTCTGTCAGGACCTGGTCTTCTCTACAGGCCAATGGGGAGCCAGAACCGGGGCAGGAGTTCAAACAGAATGCAGGAAGGAAGCGCCCCTGACACTCTGAGAGAATGCGCTCACTATCCCTGATGAATAACTCGCTCACTCTCCCTTGTCATCAGTTTGGATGGGAGAACAAGCTCCTGTACTCACACCTTTAGCCTTTGACACACAACACACTGAGCTTCCACATTCCCCTGGGCTTTGTAATTTACCCACGGTTCCTAAAATATCTGGAAAATATAGCAACTAAGCTGAGTCAATTCCCCACATTGCAAACTATGCTTGTTTGAGGGCCATTTTTGGCTCTCAGATGTTTAGTTGCGCTGTGAGGCCCAGAAGTCCATGGCAAGGCATGTTGATCTGGCCAAAACGCATGGGCGCATCGCCACCGGTGTCAGCTGTCCACACCTTCTGCTGCTATGCTGCACTGAAAATAGATTTTGACGGATTATGCCAAATTAAAAAGTGATATATAAAGTGTCCACCTCTCATTAAGGCTCCACATTATGTAACAATGAAGGCAGGGCCAAGCACTTGCATGGTGAGTTTACAAAATAGCAATATGAGCCTTGTACTTAAAGCAAAAAACTAGCGGAGGGCTTTAGTTTAATCGGAGGGCATTTCCAGCACATTCTAGGGGTATAATGAAGTATTAGAGGATGTGTTATAATTATAGAAAGGTGGGCTGAGAGGAGAGGGATTGTTTTTCCATCAGCAGGAGCATAAAGTAGCCAAGCTTTactctgagggaatcctggcCACCAAACTGGAAAGCGTTCAGACCCAGTGATGAAGCGAGACAGGTGGGCTGCCCTATCAAATACATCTATATTTCACCAGATCCCACTCCtcctggggagggggagggtgggCACAACAATACAGAAAAGTCCAGGCCCCCTCTTTGGAGCAGACAGGAAGAATTTTAAGCACGGGAATGCTGCAGCTGATGCCTGCACACCTCCCGGAGGGCGAGCTTAACAGGAGAAGCTGAGCCCCTGCACCAGCACCTCCTCACAGAAGATGCCCAGAATTAGCAGCCCCTCTGTAAAAATCAGGCCACACAGGACCTCTGACACTTTGCCCCGGTTTTACTGCTGTGGCAGGATATGAATCAGCCCATAATACTCTGCATGGCACGGATCACACAAGCTGACGCGGGATTGGCTAATGTAGACGGGAGGGCAGCATAACAGGGGACAAAACATGGTGGCATTGAATGGGTTCTGCATTCACTCATGTTTTGGAGACATGGCAGGACGTCCTTCATCGGGAATGTTGCAGCACGTCAAAGGTCTGGGATATAACAGGGAGAGGTCAGGGATAATACTGTATCCCACCAATCATCAGCTTGCAGCTGTGAATTTCTGACATAAAAGCTACTAAACACATCCTTTCACACCCTGTTTGTTGTGTATGTGTTGGTCTCCACTGTCGAGAACTTCAGACAAACCAGACTGCTGCTGACACACCAGCAGAGGATTCCACTGCAAATCCAAGGGTGAATTTCAcagtgaaggtgagggggggggggtttgagggACTCGACGAATGCCAGGCGGCAGAATTTTCCAGGAAGTAGTCCAAATTACAAAGAGCTCTATATAATTACCCCACATAAAGAATggtgttggggtgggggtgctttGAACAGCTGGGAAGATCTCTTCAGGGACTTTGGCGGTGTACAATGTCAGTGCCAACTTTATAGGGCAAGACAAAAATCTGAACGCATGTGTACGGTCATATATCTATTTTAgtttataatacacacacacacacgcaatttATAATACAACATTTTCTACAAGAATGCAGAGAGGAACTATTTGTCGAAACCTGGTTTCCTTCCGGCAGAATTAGGAgtagcaccatggcaacaaactGCGGAGGGAGTGTGGAAACTGTCAAAAAGAATAAAGAGGACAAAAAACGCCTTCGGAAGGAAATAAAAGTTAGCCATACGTTATTGAGACATGAAGGTATTAATACGGTGTCGTTTCCGACAAAGGTAACTTTCACTGAAATGTATTAGTTCACGTCAATCTCTTTATTAAAGTGGCTGGGATTCATAAAAAAGTAACACAGACGCCGGCAGTTCGTGGTCGCTTTGTTATTTAGTGTAATATTAGCTCATAATTTGATAAAATGTGTCTCCTTCGCAGGTAAACTACCATTCGCGGACATAATCTGAAAATTTAAGCTACGTGAATCTTACAAACATGCAATTCAAAGCAGTTAAATATTAATGATATGGCGAATACGATCATAGCAAACCTTCGAAGATGTGTTGAAAATACTTATAAAAACGAATTGAGGTATGCATAATTCATGGGTGCTCCTTTCCACATTTCAGAACCTGGCAGTGGCTAACGGGGGCCTCGGAAACGGCGTGTCCCGAGAGCAGCTGCTGCACGTGCTGGGACAGTGCGGCCACGTGGAGTGCCTGCTTATGCCCCCCAACAAGCCCTATGCGTTCGTCAGCTACGGGACTGTCAAAGACGCCAGGCGATGCCAGACGTCGCTCGGTGGCAGCCATCTTCTGTGCCAGGGGCAAACTATCACATTGTACTTTTGTTTTGTGGAGAAAGGTGACAgacggattttttttaaatgtatgaatTCCACAAACCAGATGTCTACATAACCACGATGTTTTATGTAGCTATACTGTTAGCATGTtgcaaattaataaaaaaacacagaaagatTAGGTGATATCCCTAATGACCATTGGTTACAGTGTAaaattctgtgttttttttatttggccTAGACAGTGTTACCAAATGAGGCCTCAGCGTGGCTGTGGAACTACTCCCCTCTTTCTGTCTTTGCAGTGGACTACAACTACAACTTCACCTGCTCCAGTATAGAACTTCCTCCTGGCCTCAAGGTGTTGGAGGACTTTGTTACGTCGGAGGAAGAGACTGGTGTCCTGGAAAGTTTGGACTGGGTGTCCCTTAATAATGATGTCACTGGTGTGTAGCTGAGTTTGCATGCCTCGACCCCCCCCCTGTACTTTTCATCTGAGGTCCATAAAGCAGGTCTGAAGTGTTAGCAGTGCAGTGTTTGTGTTACATTCTTTTTCTAGAAAAAGACTACAATGGCTCTGCACAGCGGACTGGTGTCACAGTCTCTGGATTCACTGAGAGATTAATTAATGGCTGTATTGATTTCCGTGCGCTTGGAACTAAAAATGAAGACTAGTGTGATCCTGATTAAGTCATTCCTTTTCTTTCTATTCACATATGTGCCTTCTGTTTCATCATTCAGCACAGAAGAGTCTGAAACACAGGAAAGTAAAGCATTATGGATATGAGTTTCTGTATGAGACCAATAATGTGGACAAAGACAAGCTGCTACCTGgtggtatgttttttttttcatttttaaatacatttcttttttattttggggAAGTTATAGCGTGTGGTATGTTTGTTACAAGGAAAAGTATGGCGTCATCGACCATGAACAACAGCCTGATCTTTTCTggaatattattgttattttagaCGCTCAGAGGTGAATATTTGCTTTCTCTTCAGGCCTTCCTAGTGCCTGTGACTTTGTGCTGGAAAAGTGCTTGAAGGAGAACATCATCAACATTAAACCCGACCAGCTGACAGTCAACCAATACCAGCCAGGACAAGGTGCCCTGCTtttccaccagagggcagtagAAGCCTTGCACATTAACCTATTGGTCCAAAGACAGTTTTGTTAAAAAGTCATGCTTTGTCGTTGTTAGGCATCCCACCTCATGTGGACACTCACTCTGCCTTTGAGGACACCATCCTGTCGTTAAGTCTCGGAGCTAAGGTATGGTGCTGATGTTAACTAACGTTTACAGGGGAAATACATTACAGCTGGTCTTTCCTTGCATCACTGTTGATCTCCAAAGGAATGCTGGCCCCAGTGGTCATAGACTGAGAATAGAAAAGGCAGTGGCTCTGTGTGTCAGCCCCGGTGAGAAATGCATACTTACATTTTCTGTCTCCCTCTCAGGTTCCCTGCATTTAATGTTCGTACATGGGCAGTGTTCCTATGTGTTACGCGTTAATCCGAAATTTGATGTAGGAGCAAAATGAAATGGTGCTGAGGTGATCTTCAGGACGTCAAGTAGAGTTGCATGATAACACATTGTGATGTAATCATGATCAGACGGCACATACGCAATAATCACTGGGGTTTGGATGACGGGTGAAACATTTGTCCAGATGCGGGCTCTTTGATTCTATGCGGACATTTACTTGCGCCtacaatttggtaagcagatcAGTACTGTGCCTAAAACATCAATGAGATGTTTATTCAATTCAGCTAGCAGAGTACGACACAtgctactgttttggtaaattTTGGAAGCGATAAGCGctgaagtggcggtgaaggTAGGGACAGATCAGCAGCCACAACATGCTTTAAAAGAGGAGAGATTGTGGATAAACCAGGTTAAAGATGTTGGTGTGGCGGTAGTTTTTGCAGTTGAAAGTCAGACATGTTTATTAAACAAGGATATGCCGAATTTCCTTAGACAGTCAAACACAGAGGTTCCAGAACATGTTCCAGCAGGATCTGGCACAAATTAAGCACAGATTAGGACAGACTGTGCACCTGACAGGATTTCTGCGCGCTTGGGCTATTTGCACCCTACGTGCCGTCTCATTTAACGGCGATGTGGGGAATCTGGGAACGTCGTCCGTAAGCCCTCAGCACAGTCACGCTCGAATGGACAGAGGGAAGTTGCTTATTAAAGACAGCTTGTGGTTTGAGGCTTCAGGGAGCAGCTGTGAGGGGGAGCTCAGGAGGAGATGTGAGGACTGTGGAAGCCTTCGCAGATACTCCTCAGTGTGAGCAGTAGCCATCTGATGGTGGAGAGTccctcattctgtctgcagactGCAGGAAAAGTCTGCCGGAGGTGATGGCCGGTTTCCTCACTAGCCACGATGTCGTCATACATCGGGGAGGCCTGATGTGTGATTAATTTGCTGGTTCTGCTCCCAGGATGCTTGGGGCCTCAGTGTGTGCCcctacgccccctgctggcattGAGGTGAAGGACAGCAAATCACTTTCCCAGCTCCATCTTTGATTCAGGAGTGGGGGGTGCTTCTCATTTTTGTCGCTGCCTGGGGTTTGTTTCTGTGATGACCATACTGTGTCACCCACCCCGCATGGTTCACTCCTGTATGCATGTGACTCATTTTCACACGATCGAAACCTGACCTGTTCCATAAAAGATATGATCGTTCCTGTCATCCACAGACGGTGATGGACTTCCGGCACCCCGATGGACGCTCGGTCGCTGTGGTGTTACCGAGGCGGAGCCTGCTGGTGATGAAGGGCGAGAGCCGCTACCTCTGGACCCATGGGTGAGGGAGACACTGCCCCCTATGGCCTGGGAGGACTGCGGTTACAGTCGCTGTCTCTCAGGTTATGATTAACTTCTTGATGTCACGTGATTCCTTCAGAATAACTCCCAGGAAACTTGACGTGGTTCCCGCAGTTGGCGGTGAGCGGCCGGGTGTGGTGACCTGTGACCCTCGTGACCTAACGCTGAGTCAGCGCGACACCAGGACCTCCTTCACCTTCCGCAAAGTCCGGCACACCCCATGTGACTGTGGTGAGTCCTGGCGGAAAACTGTGATTTCGGCGTTTATCAGTAGATTTTATTCCTTAACAGTGACATTTGTCTTTGAGCCATAACTAAGGAAACCTTACTACTGTGGGTGCGGCACAGTCTCCTCCCTGCaccttgtgtgtggagtttgcattttctccatGTTCTCCATGTTCTCCACCTGTTGCCGGAGGGCTGTGCCCATAGTTCCCAGGATAAGTTCCCCCCACGACCCTGCATAGGTTCCCAGTCCAAAGCTTTTGCACACACTGAGATtctctacatttgcatgttactcacttaacatttactaaaaatacactctattctttgctaacaattaaatatacagtatgttcaccatttcaGCATCATTATTAGCAAAATAACCACGTTCTTCTCCAAGCTGACCTCCTTTCCTCATGTGCGAACACCCCCACCACAGGGTACCCGTCTGCCTGTGACAGCCAGCAGCCTCTGCTGgacccccccggccccccccctccctcgcaGCGACACGGATGCCGCACAGCTGGAGTCGCGGTTCGTGCACGCCGTGTACGAGGAGATCGCGGGCCACTTCAGCGGCACCCGGCACTCGCCCTGGCCGAGGGTGGCGGCTTTCCTGCGCTCGTTGGCCCCTGGTGCCCTGCTGCTCGACGTCGGCTGCGGGAATGGGAAGTACCTGGGCGTCCGCCCAGACGTGTTTGCGGTACGAGCCGCTTGGGGTGGCCTGACCACGTCCCGCACCGCCAGCGTCTGCATTGTCTGCTTAAAGAAATCACAGACCTTCCTCTTTACAGCTTAATTCACAGCTTTAAAGCCAGGCAGTATTTGCTGTTGAACAGGGACTGTTCCATAAGGCTCTTGTTGAGCATGACTGCCCCCATGTGGTGCAGGTAATTTTACAACATAGGGTTTTTGTTAAAACACACGGTGAAATATTACTCTGGTAATCCCTAGTCTAGTGACCCCATGATTTCTGATGCCACTGTCAGTTTACGGGACAGGAATGTAAGAGGAGTAAAACGAGTCCAGACCAGGCCAAAGGCCAATCCCAACCTGTGTAGAATCTAAAATCTGACCATTGCCCCCAGTTTGGCATGTAAAAGGTTCTGTTTTACCAGTAGCTTCTGAGCCTTGGGGAGTGCTAACGTGGCtcataaaatgaaatgaaattttcCCCCGACTAAGAGTTTTATGACGAACATTATTACAGCTATCAGTATCCTCCGCATTATGCGAAGATGAAGCAGCTCAAGGCTGCACTGTTGTCTTGCGCAGTGGTTTTATGTGGGAAACGTTATCAGGGCAAGATGGGGAACTGGGGCTCCCAGAGGCCCCCAGCGTCGCCTGCCAGCCTGATTTATGGCTGGTACACAAAATGCACGTTAAACAGGCTGCAGGACCAGGTGGATGCTGCGGTAAATCAGGAGCATAGGTGtcatatttattgtttataatgtaAATTATTACCCCTGATTACTAGCTTTAGCCTTTTTGCGTGAAGTAAATTCAGCAGTTAATTGTGAGGGTGAAGTCTGTTCAGCTGTGTGAGGTTGAAGGTCAGGGGGAGAGTATTGCTGTACAAGAACTGAGtgcacactgccccctgcaggtgggcTGCGATCGCAGCCAGAGCCTGATGCAGATCTGTGCCGAGCGCGGCTTCCAGGCCTTCACATGCGACGCGCTGGACGTCCCGCTACGCAGCAGCGTGTGCGACGCCTGCA from Brienomyrus brachyistius isolate T26 chromosome 17, BBRACH_0.4, whole genome shotgun sequence harbors:
- the alkbh8 gene encoding LOW QUALITY PROTEIN: alkylated DNA repair protein alkB homolog 8 (The sequence of the model RefSeq protein was modified relative to this genomic sequence to represent the inferred CDS: deleted 1 base in 1 codon), yielding MATNCGGSVETVKKNKEDKKRLRKEIKVSHTLLRHEGINTVSFPTKNLAVANGGLGNGVSREQLLHVLGQCGHVECLLMPPNKPYAFVSYGTVKDARRCQTSLGGSHLLCQGQTITLYFCFVEKVDYNYNFTCSSIELPPGLKVLEDFVTSEEETGVLESLDWVSLNNDVTAQKSLKHRKVKHYGYEFLYETNNVDKDKLLPGGLPSACDFVLEKCLKENIINIKPDQLTVNQYQPGQGIPPHVDTHSAFEDTILSLSLGAKTVMDFRHPDGRSVAVVLPRRSLLVMKGESRYLWTHGITPRKLDVVPAVGGERPGVVTCDPRDLTLSQRDTRTSFTFRKVRHTPCDCGYPSACDSQQPCWTPPAPPLPRSDTDAAQLESRFVHAVYEEIAGHFSGTRHSPWPRVAAFLRSLAPGALLLDVGCGNGKYLGVRPDVFAGKMGNWGSQRPPASPASLIYGWYTKCTLNRLQDQVDAAVGCDRSQSLMQICAERGFQAFTCDALDVPLRSSVCDACISIAVIHHFSTQERRLSAIKELIRLLKPGGRALISVWALEQEYNKQRSKYLKKTKEENGCPGKDCGTIPPPQVHAGKDVSLVQNDQTTLSVHTNRTTFSSQDLLVPWHLKGVTQKSPEPPAHLTDSVTEPTSGPILHRYYHVFCEGELEDLCRKVENVTVQSSYYDQGNWCIILEKTDA
- the LOC125711988 gene encoding sarcolipin, translated to MERSVQELFLNFMIVLITVLLMWLLVRSYQNS